One Actinospica robiniae DSM 44927 genomic region harbors:
- a CDS encoding molybdopterin-dependent oxidoreductase, translated as MKRTTPAATHCPYCALQCGMTVAPGSGAEPARVAGREDFPVNEGALCGKGAAAAAVLDPAVRLTVPLVRDAKDAPLRPATWDEALERVAREFAARPAAAVGIFGGGGLTNEKAYLLGKFARAVLRTPNIDYNGRFCMSSAAFAQLRAFGVDRGLPFPVRDLRETGAILLVGANVADTMPPILRHFTAQRDAGGWFAVVDPRRTRTAEQADVHVQPVPGTDLALANGLLHIVVATGLCDEEYVAARTSGFEEVRRMVAGYWPERVEQITGVPAAQLRLVAEELADAARSGRGAMILTARGSEQHSDGAATVSAWINLALALGLPGRPHSGYAPVTGQGNGQGGREHGQKCDQLPGYRKLDDPDARKHVAAVWGIDPSDLPGPGPSAVELLDRCGAERADRIDALLVMGSNPVVSAPAAGDLEDRLRDIGFLAVADLVLSETAALADVVLPAAQWAEETGTTTNLEGRILLRERALTPPPGVRTDLQIIDGLAARLGRPLGDDPAEVFAELGEASRGGMADYSAVTHQRLRDGAELYWPCGIDTPEGTPRLFTERFATPDGRARFNAVQYQGAAEEPDAAYPYRLTTGRVLSQYQSGAQTRRVDVLNRAAPEPFVELHPDLAAAHAIAEGELVAVTSRRGTATAPARLSRAIRPDTVFMPFHWPGAGRANTVTNPALDPHSKMPAFKVCAVRIGAAAGPDGVAP; from the coding sequence CTGAAGCGAACGACTCCCGCGGCGACGCACTGCCCTTACTGCGCGCTGCAGTGCGGCATGACCGTCGCGCCGGGCTCCGGGGCCGAGCCGGCCCGGGTGGCCGGTCGGGAGGACTTCCCGGTCAACGAGGGCGCGCTGTGCGGGAAGGGCGCGGCCGCGGCCGCGGTGCTCGACCCGGCCGTCCGGCTGACGGTGCCGCTCGTGCGCGACGCCAAGGACGCGCCGCTGCGCCCGGCGACCTGGGACGAGGCGCTGGAACGGGTGGCCCGCGAGTTCGCCGCGCGTCCGGCCGCGGCGGTGGGGATCTTCGGCGGCGGCGGGCTGACGAATGAGAAGGCTTATCTGCTCGGCAAGTTCGCCCGGGCGGTGCTGCGCACGCCGAACATCGATTACAACGGCCGGTTCTGCATGTCCTCGGCCGCCTTCGCCCAGCTGCGCGCCTTCGGCGTCGACCGCGGGCTGCCCTTCCCCGTCCGCGACCTGCGCGAGACCGGCGCGATCCTGCTGGTCGGGGCGAACGTCGCGGACACGATGCCGCCGATCCTGCGGCACTTCACCGCGCAGCGCGACGCAGGGGGCTGGTTCGCCGTGGTGGACCCGCGCCGCACTCGGACCGCGGAGCAGGCGGACGTGCACGTGCAGCCGGTGCCGGGCACGGATCTGGCTCTGGCCAACGGATTGCTGCACATCGTGGTTGCGACAGGGCTCTGTGACGAAGAGTACGTCGCGGCTCGTACCTCAGGGTTCGAGGAGGTACGCCGGATGGTGGCCGGTTACTGGCCGGAGCGAGTCGAGCAGATTACCGGGGTGCCGGCGGCGCAGCTGCGGCTGGTCGCCGAGGAGCTGGCGGACGCCGCGCGGTCCGGGCGCGGCGCGATGATCCTGACCGCGCGCGGAAGCGAGCAGCACAGCGACGGCGCGGCGACCGTCTCGGCCTGGATCAACCTGGCCCTCGCACTCGGGCTGCCGGGCCGGCCGCACTCCGGCTACGCGCCGGTGACCGGCCAGGGCAACGGGCAGGGCGGGCGCGAGCACGGGCAGAAGTGCGATCAGCTGCCCGGCTACCGCAAGCTCGACGACCCGGATGCGCGCAAGCACGTCGCCGCGGTCTGGGGCATCGACCCGTCCGACCTGCCCGGCCCGGGGCCTTCCGCGGTCGAACTGCTCGACCGCTGCGGCGCCGAGCGTGCGGACCGGATCGACGCGCTGCTGGTCATGGGCTCGAACCCGGTGGTCTCCGCGCCCGCGGCCGGCGACCTCGAGGACCGGCTGCGCGACATCGGCTTCCTGGCCGTCGCAGACCTCGTGCTCTCCGAGACGGCGGCGCTCGCGGACGTGGTGCTGCCGGCCGCGCAGTGGGCCGAGGAGACGGGCACCACCACGAACCTGGAAGGCAGGATCCTGCTTCGGGAAAGGGCCCTGACTCCCCCGCCCGGCGTGCGCACCGACCTGCAGATCATCGACGGTCTGGCGGCCCGGCTCGGACGCCCGCTCGGCGACGACCCCGCCGAGGTCTTCGCCGAGCTGGGCGAGGCGAGCCGCGGCGGTATGGCCGACTACTCCGCAGTCACGCATCAACGCTTGCGCGACGGCGCGGAGTTGTACTGGCCGTGCGGCATCGACACCCCCGAGGGTACGCCGCGCCTGTTCACGGAACGCTTCGCCACGCCGGACGGCCGCGCCCGGTTCAACGCCGTGCAGTACCAGGGCGCTGCCGAGGAGCCGGACGCCGCCTACCCTTATCGGCTCACCACCGGCCGAGTGCTCTCGCAGTACCAGTCCGGCGCCCAGACCCGCCGGGTCGACGTGCTCAACCGCGCGGCGCCGGAGCCGTTCGTGGAGCTGCACCCGGATCTCGCGGCCGCCCATGCCATCGCCGAGGGCGAGCTGGTGGCGGTGACCAGCCGACGCGGCACGGCCACCGCGCCGGCTCGGCTCTCCCGGGCCATCCGGCCGGACACCGTATTCATGCCTTTCCACTGGCCTGGCGCAGGCCGGGCGAACACAGTGACCAACCCGGCGCTGGATCCCCACTCGAAGATGCCCGCGTTCAAGGTCTGCGCCGTGCGGATCGGGGCGGCGGCCGGGCCGGACGGGGTGGCGCCATGA
- a CDS encoding NAD(P)/FAD-dependent oxidoreductase: MSLGHICVVGDGLAGNMFARRLLTYLPQAQITVFGADTAPAYNRVLLPDVLAGRTDRSLLALPTPEGPGLRLRTGARVSRIDRAAKTVTTASGDSEHYDTLVLATGANPVLPALTGLRDPSGPGGLREGVHTLRTLADLDGLRPAALAAHRAVVIGGGLLGVQCARALISLGPKVELLHQGPHLLDHRIDDVAGAILARTLRGHGVEVHTECRVRGVITADGVADGPGPARGVRLADGVTLDCDLVLFACGAAPASAPAVAAGLAVRPSTGGVIVDDWLRTVTDTAVYAIGDCAAPISGAWPGLAAPALAQAEFLAARLAGRPTRTPRYQGAGSVIRLGGDGLDLAVLDAHEPLERPRTVRLVDPVAGTYRSVTVGGGRLLGSVLVGDVSAAAHLSHLLTRPGPLPADPLDLLIAPVKGSHP; encoded by the coding sequence ATGAGCCTGGGACACATCTGCGTGGTCGGCGACGGTCTGGCCGGGAACATGTTCGCCCGGAGGCTGCTGACCTACCTGCCGCAAGCGCAGATCACCGTATTCGGCGCCGACACCGCTCCCGCGTACAACAGAGTCCTGCTGCCGGACGTGCTGGCCGGCCGCACCGACCGCTCGCTGCTGGCGTTGCCCACGCCGGAAGGCCCGGGGCTGCGGCTGCGCACCGGAGCGCGCGTCTCACGCATCGACCGCGCCGCGAAGACCGTGACCACCGCGTCGGGCGACTCAGAACACTACGACACCCTCGTACTGGCCACTGGCGCCAATCCGGTTCTGCCCGCGCTCACGGGCCTTCGCGATCCGTCCGGCCCGGGCGGGCTGCGCGAAGGAGTCCACACCCTGCGCACCCTCGCCGACCTCGACGGCCTGCGCCCGGCAGCCTTGGCCGCGCACCGCGCCGTCGTCATCGGCGGCGGCCTGCTCGGCGTGCAGTGCGCCAGGGCTCTGATCTCGCTCGGCCCCAAGGTGGAGCTGCTGCATCAGGGCCCTCATCTGCTCGATCATCGGATCGACGACGTCGCCGGGGCGATCCTGGCGCGCACGCTGCGCGGCCACGGCGTCGAGGTGCACACCGAATGCCGCGTGCGCGGCGTCATCACGGCCGACGGCGTCGCGGACGGGCCCGGACCCGCGCGCGGAGTGCGGCTGGCCGACGGCGTGACCCTCGACTGCGATCTGGTGCTGTTCGCCTGCGGCGCCGCCCCGGCGAGCGCGCCGGCCGTCGCGGCAGGCCTGGCCGTGCGCCCGAGCACCGGCGGCGTCATCGTCGACGACTGGCTGCGCACGGTCACCGACACGGCGGTCTACGCCATCGGCGACTGCGCCGCGCCGATCTCCGGCGCCTGGCCCGGCCTCGCCGCCCCGGCCCTGGCCCAGGCCGAGTTCCTGGCCGCGCGACTGGCCGGACGGCCCACCCGAACCCCGCGGTACCAGGGCGCCGGCAGCGTCATCCGGCTCGGCGGCGACGGCCTGGACCTCGCCGTCCTGGACGCGCACGAACCGTTGGAACGGCCGCGCACCGTGCGGCTGGTGGACCCGGTCGCCGGGACCTACCGCTCCGTCACCGTCGGCGGCGGCCGCCTGCTCGGCTCGGTGCTGGTCGGCGACGTGTCCGCGGCCGCGCACCTGAGCCACCTGCTCACCCGGCCGGGACCGCTGCCGGCCGATCCGCTCGACCTGCTCATCGCGCCAGTGAAGGGAAGTCACCCATGA